From a single Fulvivirga ulvae genomic region:
- a CDS encoding aspartate aminotransferase family protein, translated as MEALTNATLNELDKEYYLQTFRRYPVAFNKGKGTKLWDIEGNEYLDALAGIAVCNLGHCHPAVTEAICNQARELVHISNFFVSKPQAMLSKLLCELSGLDRVFLSNSGAESVEGAIKLARKYAHSKQRGGNVIAMQGSFHGRTLATIAMGKKAMQNGFEPIPQGFQQVAFNDIKAVENTIDDQTAAIILEPVQGEGGINVVDKEYLHQLRKLCDEKDIVLIFDEIQCGIGRTGKMFAKEHFGIEPDIMTLAKGLGGGMPVGAILCNEKIGSAIDFGDHGTTFGGNPLACAASLATLNIIKEPEFLKEVEKKGEFLRNEIKKSNPEGLKEVRGLGLMVGAEFEFEAKPVAAKMLEHRVIANATADKVVRFVPPLIITEEELKKVVEVMATSIKEVKAK; from the coding sequence ATGGAAGCGTTAACAAACGCAACACTCAATGAACTTGACAAGGAATACTATTTACAAACTTTCAGGCGCTATCCGGTAGCTTTCAATAAAGGGAAAGGTACCAAGCTGTGGGATATTGAGGGCAACGAATACCTCGATGCCCTGGCAGGTATTGCCGTATGTAACCTCGGCCACTGCCATCCCGCTGTTACCGAGGCTATTTGTAATCAGGCTCGTGAGCTGGTGCATATTTCCAACTTCTTTGTAAGCAAGCCACAGGCTATGCTCTCCAAATTACTATGTGAGCTTTCCGGCCTTGACCGTGTATTCCTGTCCAATAGCGGAGCGGAATCGGTGGAAGGTGCCATCAAGCTGGCCAGGAAATATGCGCATAGTAAGCAAAGGGGCGGTAATGTGATCGCTATGCAGGGGTCGTTCCACGGCAGGACACTTGCAACCATCGCTATGGGGAAAAAGGCCATGCAAAACGGCTTTGAACCAATACCCCAGGGCTTTCAGCAAGTGGCTTTTAATGACATAAAAGCAGTGGAAAATACCATCGATGACCAGACTGCAGCCATTATTCTTGAGCCGGTACAGGGAGAGGGAGGTATTAACGTGGTGGACAAAGAGTATCTCCATCAGCTCAGAAAGCTTTGCGATGAAAAGGATATAGTATTGATATTCGACGAGATCCAATGTGGGATAGGAAGGACCGGTAAAATGTTTGCCAAAGAGCACTTCGGCATTGAGCCAGATATCATGACCCTGGCCAAAGGACTCGGAGGAGGTATGCCTGTTGGAGCTATTCTTTGCAATGAAAAAATAGGCTCGGCCATAGATTTTGGTGACCACGGTACAACCTTTGGCGGAAATCCGCTGGCATGTGCAGCTTCTTTGGCTACACTCAACATTATCAAGGAGCCCGAATTCCTCAAAGAAGTAGAGAAGAAAGGTGAATTTCTGAGAAACGAGATCAAAAAGAGCAATCCGGAAGGCCTGAAAGAAGTCAGGGGACTTGGCCTTATGGTTGGTGCCGAATTTGAATTTGAAGCCAAGCCGGTTGCCGCAAAAATGTTGGAACATAGAGTAATAGCCAATGCTACTGCCGACAAGGTGGTGCGTTTTGTGCCTCCATTGATCATTACAGAAGAAGAACTGAAAAAAGTAGTTGAAGTTATGGCTACATCTATTAAAGAAGTGAAAGCAAAATGA
- the argB gene encoding acetylglutamate kinase, which translates to MEEKNSKSKPIIVIKYGGNAMVSENLQRAVLKNICTLKSQGYAVVIVHGGGPFIQEILDQVDIKSEFIHGHRKTSPEALRYVEMALKGRVNGEVVNLINSLGQTAVGLSGRDGKIITAKRYYHEHNDNGNITRTDLGQVGEVSQIDPRLIYLLLEQDFIPVITCIATDEEGNSYNINADLFAGSLAGHLNAQVFGVLTDVDGLMRDINDSDSLIREISLQNIKQFIDEGVIKGGMIPKTDACRLAVEKGASRATIINGKKPEQILSLMDENQSIGTTIKL; encoded by the coding sequence ATGGAGGAAAAAAACAGCAAGTCAAAACCTATCATAGTTATCAAGTATGGCGGTAACGCCATGGTCTCGGAAAATCTCCAACGAGCTGTCCTGAAAAATATCTGCACACTTAAGTCACAGGGATATGCTGTCGTAATCGTACACGGAGGAGGTCCCTTTATCCAGGAAATTCTTGATCAGGTTGATATCAAAAGTGAGTTTATACACGGCCACCGAAAAACAAGCCCGGAGGCACTACGCTACGTAGAAATGGCGCTGAAAGGCCGGGTCAACGGTGAGGTGGTTAATCTTATAAACAGTCTTGGCCAGACGGCTGTGGGCCTTTCCGGCCGCGATGGCAAGATCATTACTGCCAAAAGGTACTATCACGAGCACAACGATAACGGAAACATCACCCGCACAGACCTTGGGCAGGTAGGCGAAGTAAGTCAAATAGACCCTCGATTGATCTATCTTTTGCTTGAGCAGGATTTCATACCTGTCATCACCTGTATAGCTACAGATGAAGAGGGGAATAGTTACAATATTAATGCAGACCTTTTTGCCGGCAGCCTCGCCGGACACCTGAACGCACAGGTTTTTGGTGTATTGACAGATGTAGATGGCCTCATGAGGGACATTAACGACTCCGATAGCCTGATTAGGGAAATTTCTCTACAAAATATCAAACAATTCATTGATGAAGGGGTTATTAAAGGTGGAATGATACCAAAAACAGATGCCTGCCGCCTGGCAGTAGAAAAAGGAGCTTCCCGTGCCACCATTATCAATGGGAAGAAACCAGAGCAAATCCTTTCGCTCATGGATGAAAATCAATCTATAGGAACTACTATAAAACTATAA
- the vapC gene encoding type II toxin-antitoxin system tRNA(fMet)-specific endonuclease VapC has protein sequence MKYLLDTNICIYFLKGKYNLAEKFAKAGSGNLYISEITIAELKFGAEKSEFPRKNRLTVQNFVDRFSKIPIFSSLDIFAQEKARLRKAGELVDDFDLLIGATAISNKMTLVTNNEKHFIRLKKIKLENWTE, from the coding sequence TTGAAATACCTTTTAGACACCAATATTTGTATTTACTTTCTCAAAGGAAAATATAATCTTGCCGAAAAATTTGCAAAAGCGGGCTCAGGAAATTTATATATATCAGAAATTACTATAGCCGAGCTTAAATTCGGTGCAGAAAAAAGTGAATTTCCAAGAAAGAACAGGTTAACAGTCCAAAACTTTGTCGACAGATTTAGCAAAATACCCATCTTTAGTTCGTTAGACATATTTGCTCAAGAAAAGGCTCGGCTTCGTAAAGCTGGAGAATTAGTTGATGACTTTGATCTGCTGATCGGCGCAACAGCTATCAGCAACAAAATGACACTTGTAACTAATAACGAAAAGCATTTCATACGTTTAAAAAAAATCAAACTGGAAAATTGGACTGAATAA
- a CDS encoding DUF1905 domain-containing protein, giving the protein MIKFKTTIGQLDYLNMKYLEVPKEVVDAFGTLKIRLVCTVNNSLNFQCGLMALGEGKAYISINAKRMKELGVKLGDEVHVALKKDDSKYGMDVPEELAELLKQDYEGKHRFDKLTPAMQRYIIYHVSGVKSPNLRLDRAIMLIENLKKSVEGKETFRFLLGKD; this is encoded by the coding sequence ATGATCAAATTCAAAACCACTATCGGCCAGTTAGACTATCTCAACATGAAGTACCTTGAGGTACCCAAAGAAGTAGTTGATGCGTTCGGCACGTTAAAAATCAGGCTGGTTTGTACTGTTAACAACTCCCTTAACTTTCAGTGCGGGCTGATGGCCCTGGGCGAAGGCAAAGCGTACATTAGCATCAATGCCAAACGCATGAAGGAACTTGGCGTAAAGTTGGGCGATGAGGTGCATGTGGCCCTTAAAAAGGATGACAGCAAATATGGTATGGATGTACCGGAAGAGCTGGCAGAACTACTAAAGCAGGACTATGAGGGCAAGCACCGGTTTGACAAACTGACACCAGCCATGCAGCGATACATTATCTATCATGTGTCAGGTGTGAAAAGCCCAAACCTTCGCCTCGACAGGGCCATTATGCTTATTGAGAATCTCAAAAAATCAGTTGAAGGTAAGGAGACATTCCGCTTTCTACTGGGCAAAGACTAG
- a CDS encoding GSCFA domain-containing protein, with the protein MFRTEITPQASEEKINISSPILSIGSCFSDCMGQRLTTYKFDSLANPYGTVYNPVSIFKLVEYTLSKSYPGSSTYVETHGLHANYDFHSSFSHEEPMEIEKAIQNAIDHAHKHLKKANWLILTFGTSFIYRRKSNKEIVANCHKIPASRFNKELLTQKQIIEKFEAFHRQLMSACPDIRVILTVSPVRHIKDTMEQNSVSKSILRITCDTLAREYDNVQYFPSYEIMMDDLRDYRFYKTDMIHPTRDAEDYIWKKFTEAYLDTDTASFVEEWDKILKAIHHHPFNPASEAHQKFLRETIARVRRLENKIDISQEITLLEQQLINK; encoded by the coding sequence ATGTTCAGAACAGAAATCACCCCACAGGCATCAGAGGAAAAAATAAATATCTCATCTCCTATCCTGTCTATTGGCTCCTGCTTTTCAGATTGCATGGGCCAGCGGTTAACCACTTATAAATTTGACAGCCTGGCAAATCCCTATGGCACGGTCTATAATCCTGTTTCTATTTTCAAGCTTGTGGAATACACACTTTCGAAAAGCTATCCGGGGTCTTCCACTTATGTAGAAACGCATGGCCTACATGCCAATTATGACTTTCATTCTTCTTTCTCTCACGAAGAGCCTATGGAGATAGAAAAGGCTATTCAAAATGCCATAGATCATGCCCATAAACATCTGAAAAAGGCCAACTGGCTGATCCTTACTTTCGGCACTTCATTCATTTACCGAAGAAAAAGCAACAAAGAAATAGTGGCCAACTGTCACAAAATACCGGCCAGCCGATTTAACAAAGAGTTGCTTACTCAGAAACAGATCATTGAAAAATTTGAAGCTTTCCACCGCCAGTTGATGAGTGCCTGCCCTGACATCAGGGTCATTCTCACAGTTTCGCCCGTAAGGCACATTAAAGATACCATGGAGCAAAACAGTGTGAGCAAATCCATATTAAGGATAACCTGCGACACACTGGCAAGGGAGTATGACAATGTACAGTACTTCCCCAGCTACGAAATTATGATGGACGATCTTCGTGATTACAGGTTTTACAAAACGGATATGATCCACCCCACCCGGGATGCCGAAGATTACATCTGGAAGAAGTTTACTGAGGCTTACCTGGACACTGATACGGCCTCGTTTGTAGAGGAGTGGGACAAAATACTTAAAGCTATACACCACCATCCTTTTAACCCGGCCTCTGAAGCTCACCAGAAGTTTTTGCGGGAAACTATAGCGCGGGTCAGGCGTTTAGAAAATAAGATTGACATTAGCCAGGAAATTACCCTGCTGGAGCAGCAATTGATAAACAAATGA
- a CDS encoding thioredoxin domain-containing protein, whose protein sequence is MSQATTHKEGKANRLIHATSPYLLQHAYNPVNWYPWGEEALEKARKEDKPILVSIGYSSCHWCHVMERESFENDSIAAIMNEYFVAIKVDREERPDVDQIYMDAVQAMGQNGGWPLNVFLTSDQKPFYGGTYFPPQAWAKLLQQVATVYREKRSEVEESAEQLTNAIATSEVVKYRLKDEGAEYSINALDMMYDNIAQHFDKKRGGFNRAPKFPMPGQWLFLLRYYHLTDNQEALRQIEVTLNEIAYGGIYDQAGGGFARYSVDADWLVPHFEKMLYDNGQLVSLYSEAYTVTGHELYKQVVYQTIEWLEREMTNSMGGFYSALDADSEGEEGKFYVWTKDEIEQITGNDSDLIVDYYNITEDGNWEEGKNILHRTVSDREFATKKGIDEKTLVKKVVNANTLLLKARTNRVRPGLDDKALSGWNGLMLKGLVDAYVAFGEEKFLMLALNNAAFISESMSDGDRLFRSYKEGKASIDGYLEDYAHVIDAFLALYQATFDEQWLTKARELTDYTLEHFYDSGEKLFFYTDDSSEKLIARKKEVFDNVIPASNSQMAINLYLLGVIFDHEDYKAKSRAMIGKMVSLLEGEPAYLYNWGILYTYLTAPTAEVAIVGTNANNVRIDLAKKYYPNKVVMGTKQSSGLPLLAGKITKEDETTIYVCYNKTCKLPVTEVEKAFEQLK, encoded by the coding sequence ATGAGCCAAGCGACTACCCATAAAGAAGGCAAAGCCAACCGCCTGATCCATGCTACCAGTCCATATTTACTGCAGCATGCCTATAATCCTGTAAACTGGTATCCCTGGGGCGAAGAGGCCCTGGAAAAAGCCCGTAAAGAGGATAAACCAATACTGGTAAGCATTGGTTATTCATCGTGCCACTGGTGCCATGTAATGGAAAGGGAGTCTTTTGAAAATGACAGTATTGCTGCGATTATGAACGAGTACTTTGTGGCCATTAAGGTAGACCGTGAAGAAAGGCCGGATGTAGACCAGATCTACATGGACGCTGTGCAGGCGATGGGGCAAAATGGAGGCTGGCCACTGAACGTTTTCCTTACCTCTGACCAGAAGCCTTTTTACGGAGGCACATACTTTCCTCCCCAGGCGTGGGCAAAACTGCTGCAGCAGGTAGCCACAGTGTACCGTGAAAAACGCAGTGAAGTAGAAGAGTCGGCCGAGCAGCTCACCAATGCCATTGCCACCAGCGAAGTGGTAAAATACAGGCTGAAAGATGAAGGTGCTGAATACAGTATCAATGCCCTGGATATGATGTATGATAATATAGCGCAACACTTCGACAAGAAACGTGGTGGCTTCAATCGTGCACCGAAATTTCCGATGCCCGGCCAGTGGCTTTTCCTGCTTCGGTATTATCACCTTACTGATAACCAGGAGGCTCTTCGGCAGATAGAGGTAACGCTGAATGAAATTGCGTATGGTGGCATTTACGATCAGGCCGGAGGTGGTTTTGCCCGGTATTCCGTGGATGCCGACTGGCTTGTGCCTCACTTTGAAAAGATGCTGTATGATAACGGCCAACTGGTGAGCCTCTATTCCGAAGCTTATACCGTTACCGGACATGAACTATACAAGCAGGTGGTTTACCAGACTATAGAATGGCTCGAAAGGGAAATGACCAACAGCATGGGCGGCTTTTACTCCGCACTGGATGCTGACAGTGAAGGCGAAGAAGGTAAATTCTACGTTTGGACTAAGGATGAAATTGAACAGATAACAGGCAATGACAGTGATCTGATCGTTGATTACTACAACATCACTGAAGACGGCAACTGGGAAGAAGGCAAAAACATTTTGCACCGGACCGTGTCTGATCGTGAATTTGCAACCAAAAAAGGTATAGATGAAAAAACACTAGTTAAGAAAGTGGTCAACGCCAATACGCTGCTTTTAAAAGCACGGACGAACAGAGTAAGACCGGGCCTGGACGACAAGGCGCTTTCAGGGTGGAACGGTCTGATGCTTAAGGGTCTGGTGGATGCTTACGTAGCCTTTGGGGAGGAAAAATTCCTGATGCTGGCATTAAATAATGCAGCCTTTATCTCCGAGAGCATGAGTGACGGTGATCGCCTGTTCAGAAGCTACAAGGAAGGCAAAGCTTCGATTGATGGCTATCTTGAAGATTATGCACATGTTATAGATGCTTTTCTGGCTCTTTACCAGGCTACCTTTGATGAGCAATGGCTAACCAAAGCGCGGGAGCTGACTGACTATACTTTGGAACATTTTTATGACAGCGGTGAAAAGCTCTTTTTCTATACTGATGATAGTTCTGAAAAACTGATAGCCAGAAAAAAGGAAGTATTCGACAACGTCATCCCGGCTTCAAACTCACAAATGGCTATAAACCTGTACCTGCTGGGAGTCATTTTTGACCATGAGGATTACAAGGCCAAAAGCAGGGCAATGATTGGGAAAATGGTATCGCTACTGGAAGGTGAACCTGCTTATTTGTACAACTGGGGTATCCTTTACACCTATCTTACTGCCCCAACAGCTGAAGTAGCCATCGTCGGCACCAATGCCAATAATGTCAGGATCGACTTGGCCAAAAAGTACTATCCCAATAAAGTAGTGATGGGCACAAAGCAAAGCAGTGGCCTGCCTCTTTTAGCAGGCAAAATAACCAAAGAAGACGAAACTACGATATATGTCTGCTACAACAAAACCTGCAAACTGCCGGTAACAGAAGTAGAAAAGGCCTTTGAGCAACTAAAATAG
- a CDS encoding acyl-CoA thioesterase, which produces MDIFKQFTFKQDLQVRWMDLDPLGHVNNSIYIQYFELGRGKYMSASSHTWDWHKNMFLIANISCDYKRELKLTDHDPTVWVRTMRFGSKSFDLEYLICTEHEGQTILHAQGRSTQVMFDMKERKTILIPEWLKSEILAYEKAGSIAE; this is translated from the coding sequence ATGGATATTTTCAAGCAGTTTACTTTTAAGCAGGACCTTCAGGTACGTTGGATGGACCTTGATCCGCTGGGCCATGTCAATAACTCTATTTACATTCAATATTTTGAATTGGGCCGAGGCAAATACATGTCTGCCTCAAGCCACACCTGGGATTGGCATAAAAATATGTTTTTGATTGCTAACATTTCCTGCGACTATAAAAGAGAGCTTAAACTGACCGATCATGATCCTACAGTTTGGGTGCGTACGATGCGTTTCGGTAGCAAAAGTTTTGACCTGGAGTACCTGATCTGTACGGAGCATGAGGGGCAAACTATACTTCACGCACAAGGCAGAAGTACACAGGTGATGTTTGACATGAAGGAAAGAAAAACCATACTCATACCTGAATGGCTCAAAAGCGAAATACTTGCCTATGAAAAAGCAGGGAGCATTGCAGAATAA
- a CDS encoding SGNH/GDSL hydrolase family protein has protein sequence MRWLIIVLIFLSAANAQSQSKWEPEFKKFDEQDRLNDPPKERAIVFTGSSSIRMWKDVADALNNDKIINRGFGGSEFIDIIENFERVIGRYNPAQVVLYSGDNDITHGKSATEVYGDFCTVYGMIRARFPEARISVLSIKPSPARWAKAGEMEKANQLIKTYAEGKPGLSFIDVYTPMLTEEGKPRQELYVEDGIHMTPAGYEIWKKAIAPMLVTTN, from the coding sequence ATGAGGTGGTTAATAATAGTACTTATATTCTTGTCAGCGGCAAATGCTCAGAGTCAGAGTAAATGGGAGCCTGAATTTAAAAAATTTGATGAGCAAGACAGATTGAATGATCCTCCTAAAGAAAGGGCTATTGTTTTTACAGGAAGTTCATCCATTCGTATGTGGAAGGATGTAGCCGATGCGCTGAATAATGACAAAATCATTAACAGAGGATTTGGTGGTTCAGAGTTTATAGATATCATTGAGAATTTCGAAAGGGTTATTGGCAGGTATAACCCTGCCCAGGTAGTGCTGTATTCCGGAGACAATGACATAACCCACGGAAAGAGTGCCACTGAGGTTTACGGAGATTTTTGTACAGTCTATGGTATGATAAGAGCCAGGTTTCCTGAAGCTCGTATCAGTGTATTATCTATTAAACCAAGTCCTGCCCGGTGGGCAAAAGCAGGGGAGATGGAGAAGGCCAACCAGTTGATCAAAACATACGCCGAGGGTAAACCCGGCCTCAGCTTCATAGATGTTTACACTCCTATGCTCACAGAAGAAGGTAAGCCGAGGCAGGAGCTTTATGTTGAAGATGGCATCCACATGACCCCTGCCGGCTATGAAATATGGAAAAAAGCAATAGCTCCCATGCTGGTGACTACCAATTAA